A single genomic interval of Patescibacteria group bacterium harbors:
- a CDS encoding Na/Pi cotransporter family protein, with the protein MAQEIILFLTGLMFVLFGMIRLSYRMQMVFNSRIRQYIKYLSQKPIYGVGLGAISTAIFQCSATIIFITIGLVSAGVINVGNSLGIILGANIGTVLTAQLVAFKIMNIAPIFLIIGMILWLAASAEKLKNIGKVFFYFGLIFFGLGLINNAIIPLKGNQDFLNFFQSIKNPILGILIGFAATVLVQSSSIITSILVLLGQQSLITLEVGLPLILGANIGATIIPFLFSLGGGINARRTGIANIFFKSITVIILFPFLGYYINFIKHSTPSIAQQIVNSHFFFSILVACLFIFLIKPFAKLLEKIIPGQEKILPLWSEFLDNRYLKEPSLALGAIQKELKRGVQLTEEMFKKAFEIISTFSDRGYRSLNYLELVIDNLQKEVMNFIDRIPKNKLTPKNAAQLIQCSSMVDDIERVGDHIINLVELAKYRVQCNVKFSKAAKQEIEDIKIVLNKIIKDLIILIEMPDQELAEKILKGNEEIREMIITAKEKHLERFYQRECNAADGPIFNDILVNLGGVSTHCANMAKYYQKHQG; encoded by the coding sequence ATGGCTCAAGAAATCATTTTATTTTTGACGGGTTTAATGTTTGTGTTATTTGGTATGATCCGATTAAGTTATCGGATGCAAATGGTTTTTAATTCCAGAATTCGCCAATACATTAAATATCTGTCTCAAAAACCGATTTACGGAGTGGGGCTCGGCGCCATCTCTACGGCGATTTTTCAATGCAGCGCGACTATTATTTTTATTACCATCGGTTTGGTCAGCGCCGGAGTGATTAATGTCGGAAATTCATTGGGCATAATTTTAGGCGCCAATATCGGCACGGTCCTTACCGCACAATTAGTTGCTTTTAAAATTATGAATATCGCGCCGATTTTTTTGATTATCGGTATGATACTTTGGCTTGCCGCGTCTGCGGAAAAATTAAAAAATATCGGTAAAGTGTTTTTTTATTTCGGACTTATATTTTTCGGATTAGGTTTGATTAATAATGCAATTATTCCTTTAAAAGGAAACCAAGATTTTTTGAATTTTTTTCAAAGCATAAAAAATCCTATTTTAGGCATATTAATCGGATTCGCAGCGACAGTTTTGGTTCAATCAAGTTCTATTATTACCAGTATTCTTGTTCTTTTGGGACAGCAATCTTTAATAACTCTTGAAGTCGGTTTACCTTTAATTTTGGGCGCCAATATCGGCGCGACAATAATTCCATTTTTATTCAGTTTGGGTGGAGGAATAAATGCCAGAAGAACAGGCATCGCCAATATATTTTTCAAATCCATAACCGTTATTATTCTTTTTCCGTTTCTTGGTTATTACATCAATTTTATAAAACATTCAACTCCCAGTATTGCTCAGCAAATCGTGAACAGCCATTTCTTTTTTAGTATTTTAGTAGCTTGCTTGTTTATTTTTTTAATAAAACCATTTGCCAAATTATTGGAAAAAATAATTCCCGGCCAAGAAAAAATATTGCCGCTTTGGTCGGAATTTTTAGACAATCGATATTTAAAAGAACCATCATTGGCGTTAGGAGCGATTCAAAAAGAATTAAAAAGAGGAGTGCAGTTAACCGAAGAAATGTTTAAAAAAGCTTTTGAAATAATTTCTACTTTTAGCGACAGGGGATATAGAAGTTTAAATTATTTGGAATTGGTCATTGATAATCTTCAAAAAGAAGTAATGAATTTTATAGACAGAATACCCAAGAATAAATTAACTCCGAAAAATGCCGCTCAACTGATTCAATGTTCAAGTATGGTTGACGACATAGAAAGAGTCGGCGATCACATTATAAATTTGGTTGAACTGGCAAAATATCGCGTTCAATGTAATGTAAAATTTTCCAAAGCGGCCAAGCAAGAAATAGAAGATATAAAAATAGTTTTGAATAAAATTATTAAAGATTTGATTATTTTAATTGAAATGCCCGATCAAGAGTTGGCGGAGAAAATTTTAAAAGGTAATGAAGAAATAAGAGAAATGATAATTACGGCAAAAGAAAAACATTTGGAGAGATTCTATCAACGGGAGTGCAATGCGGCGGACGGGCCTATTTTCAATGATATTCTGGTTAATCTGGGAGGGGTGTCCACTCATTGCGCCAATATGGCGAAATATTATCAAAAACATCAGGGATAA
- a CDS encoding GatB/YqeY domain-containing protein: MLLERIEKDFKQALREGEGDTKAVLRMLKSALAYKAIELRPKKQELTDEVAVDIVGGEIKKRREAIELYEKGNRPELAAKEKKELEILFKYMPEQLSGDQVKEMVLNVIKEINAAGPSDFGKVMGSVSKQTKGKADGNQVSQIVKEQLNNI, encoded by the coding sequence ATGCTGTTAGAAAGAATTGAAAAAGATTTTAAACAAGCCTTGCGTGAAGGAGAGGGAGACACGAAGGCTGTTTTGCGTATGTTAAAATCAGCTTTGGCGTATAAGGCCATTGAGTTGAGACCTAAAAAACAAGAATTGACGGACGAGGTGGCTGTTGATATTGTCGGAGGAGAAATTAAAAAACGCAGAGAAGCGATAGAATTATACGAAAAAGGTAATCGGCCGGAATTAGCCGCCAAAGAAAAAAAAGAATTGGAAATACTTTTCAAATATATGCCTGAACAATTATCTGGTGATCAAGTGAAAGAAATGGTTTTAAATGTTATTAAAGAAATTAATGCCGCCGGTCCTTCGGATTTCGGCAAGGTGATGGGTTCAGTGTCTAAACAAACCAAGGGAAAAGCGGACGGCAATCAAGTCAGCCAAATAGTCAAAGAACAATTAAACAATATCTAA
- the rpsU gene encoding 30S ribosomal protein S21 — MSIELKRKPNESLNIFLRRFSERIKRSGVLDLAKKGQFYVKPQSKLLRRASALCRKTSREKMEYLRKLGKIK; from the coding sequence ATGAGTATTGAACTTAAAAGAAAACCAAATGAATCCTTAAATATCTTTTTAAGAAGATTCAGCGAACGTATTAAAAGAAGCGGCGTACTTGACCTTGCCAAAAAGGGTCAATTTTATGTTAAACCGCAAAGTAAGCTTCTTCGCAGAGCAAGCGCTTTGTGCAGGAAAACGTCTCGCGAGAAAATGGAATATTTAAGAAAACTTGGTAAAATTAAATAA
- a CDS encoding response regulator codes for MTETIKKILIAEDEPDMRGILASMIESAGYNVVQAEDGERALNLAIKEKPDLILLDLSMPKMNGFEVLEKLKYDPVGSTIPVVILSNLGQDKEVVKGKSLGAVDYLIKSNVHLTDILDKISKYIVAK; via the coding sequence ATGACAGAAACAATTAAAAAAATTTTAATTGCCGAAGACGAACCGGACATGCGCGGCATTTTGGCCAGCATGATTGAAAGCGCCGGTTATAATGTGGTTCAAGCCGAAGACGGCGAGCGAGCGCTCAATTTGGCGATTAAAGAAAAACCGGATTTAATTTTACTTGACCTTTCAATGCCGAAAATGAACGGTTTTGAAGTTTTAGAAAAATTAAAATATGACCCGGTCGGCAGCACAATTCCGGTAGTTATTCTTTCCAATCTCGGACAGGATAAAGAAGTGGTCAAGGGTAAATCACTTGGCGCAGTGGATTATTTGATTAAATCCAATGTTCACTTGACCGATATTTTGGATAAAATCAGCAAATATATTGTTGCAAAATAA